The DNA segment GGCAATGCTGGGATATTATTTAGTCAAAAAATTCTCACCCGAGTCGGGGGGATCTGGAATACCTGAAATTGAAGGTGCCATGATAGATATTCGCCCTGTTCGTTGGTGGCGAGTATTACCCGTAAAATTTATTGCCAGTATTGGCACTTTAGGCTCTGGTATGGTGTTAGGGCGAGAAGGCCCCACGGTTCAATTGGGCGCCAATATAGGTCAGCTCGTAAATGATATTTCTCGAGTAAAAGATAAAGAGTCACGCCATACTCTATTAGCTACAGGAGCCGCAGCAGGCTTAACCGCTGCTTTTAATGCACCTCTGGCGGGTATTTTATTTATTATTGAGGAGATGCGACCTCAATTTAAATACAGTCTTATTTCAATTAAAGCCGTCTTTATTGGCGTTATTATGTCTTGCATTGTTTTTCGCCTATTTAATGGTGAAGGCGGTATTATTCATATTGGTAAATTTTCATCCGCACCGCTCAATACGCTCTGGCTATATTTAGTGTTGGGTATGTTATTTGGTATTATTGGCGTTATATTCAGTAAATTACTGTTCTATGTCCAAACTCAATTTCAGCATTTCTATCAAGATAAAACATCACGCTTTGTTTTAGCTGGTGGCATCATCGGTGGGCTTTGTGGCTTATTAGCATTAATTATTCCTGAAATAACTGGCGGTGGATTTAGTATTATTCCTGCGCTTAGCACAGGACAATATTCTCTGATTGCGCTACTACTTTTCTTTGTTTTACGAACCATCACATCCATTATCAGTTTTGCCTCTGGTGCTCCTGGCGGTATATTTGCCCCCACTCTAGCACTAGGTACTCTATTTGGTAGTGCATTCGGATTAACTGCAACCTTACTTTTCCCTGATTATCAAATTCAAATTGGTACATTTGCTATTGCGGGAATGGGCGCTTTATTTGCGGCAACGGTAAGAGCGCCTCTAACAGGGATCGTCCTCGTATTAGAAATGACCGATAATTATCAACTTATCCTGCCGATGATTATTACCTGTTTAGGTGCAACGATGTTGGCACAGCTATTAGGTGGTCGCCCAATTTATACAGTTTTATTAGAACGCATATTACAAAAGTCTGAAGAAAAGGAACCAACAGACCAAGCCCTCGATATTAAGGGTGATAAATCACCACAACAATAAAACTCACTTAAACAGATAAAAAAATACCCCAATTATTTGGGGTATTTAAAAAAGGGAGGATAGTTCTTAACTATTTTTTGCGTGCGATTAAAGTAGCAAAATTTAAGGCGATACGATTGCCATTTGCATCTGTTTTATGTAGATGCCCTGGGTTCTCATTATATTTAATAATTTCCCAGTCTTTATAATAATCAGCTAATTCGTTTGGATGTAAAAAGGTTTTAAATGGAATTTCAGCAGGATCACTATTTGGCGTTTCAACAGGGCAAACAATCACATTAATACCGTTAGGGTTGGTACATTCCTGCATATTTTTAATAATACTTTCAATACGTTCCCGTTGGCAGAACATCAATACAACGGTTGAAATAATGATATCGTATTTTTCAGTCAGTGAAGCTTTATTAATATCATATAAACCACTTTTTACCGCTAATCCTGTTTTGGCTTTAACTGTTTCAATGGCATCAATATGTGAAGCGTTAATATCTAACGCTGTCACATCATAACCTTGAGACGCTAAATAGAAACTATTTCGACCACGACCAGCACCTAAATCTAACACCTTACAAGACTGAGTAAACGTTGCCATATAGCGTACTTCAGAATGCGGTAATGATAAGTCGTTTTCTTTAAATAACTTATCTTCTGGGGCGCATAAAAAAGAGAGCTGACAACGTACATCATCACTTGCTTTATCTATTTTATGCCACTGTTGAGGTTGAATTAAAGGTGGCTGCTCCTCTGTATTACACTCAACTGAAATTTGTGAACCATCATCATTAAAAACAACAAATGTCATATTACCTTGTAGTATCCGCATTTGGGCATAAGTGCCTTCCTTTGTATTGTGGCGTTCTAAGAACGCCAAAGGAATGGATGTACGAGTCCACTCTGGCATTTTTTTATAACTTACAAGTTCCATAATTCAACCTCGCTTAAGATGTATTTTAAATACATCTTATGGCAATCATTATCATTCGTAAAGAAGGTTTTATCAAAACTATGATTTTAAATATTTGTTTAAAAGCAAATCAGTCACATCTGAAGAGGAAATAGATTCACCACATAAAACTTTCATCATAATTTCTTTGCCTAACGATGCTAAAGAAAGCAACATATCTGGACGTAACCGACTTATTTTATCTCTGTTTTCATCTTGATTAATGATAGTGATCAGCTTGGCATCAACATCAGAGCATTCTTGGATAGTCAGCAAAATAAAGGTATTTTCTGCATCACTTTCAGATAAAGTCACAACCCAACTCGCTTTCGCAATATTGGCAGATAGCAATGTTTTAAGATTAGTTGGATCACCTTCAATAATA comes from the Proteus appendicitidis genome and includes:
- the clcA gene encoding H(+)/Cl(-) exchange transporter ClcA — encoded protein: MHNHKSAQNIQNERRFNLFRKAQETNLAPLKILLLSAIVGSLAGLVGVLFEKSVSWVIHFRQEELIKIFTNPYILAITTLLFSSILAMLGYYLVKKFSPESGGSGIPEIEGAMIDIRPVRWWRVLPVKFIASIGTLGSGMVLGREGPTVQLGANIGQLVNDISRVKDKESRHTLLATGAAAGLTAAFNAPLAGILFIIEEMRPQFKYSLISIKAVFIGVIMSCIVFRLFNGEGGIIHIGKFSSAPLNTLWLYLVLGMLFGIIGVIFSKLLFYVQTQFQHFYQDKTSRFVLAGGIIGGLCGLLALIIPEITGGGFSIIPALSTGQYSLIALLLFFVLRTITSIISFASGAPGGIFAPTLALGTLFGSAFGLTATLLFPDYQIQIGTFAIAGMGALFAATVRAPLTGIVLVLEMTDNYQLILPMIITCLGATMLAQLLGGRPIYTVLLERILQKSEEKEPTDQALDIKGDKSPQQ
- the tehB gene encoding SAM-dependent methyltransferase TehB; the encoded protein is MELVSYKKMPEWTRTSIPLAFLERHNTKEGTYAQMRILQGNMTFVVFNDDGSQISVECNTEEQPPLIQPQQWHKIDKASDDVRCQLSFLCAPEDKLFKENDLSLPHSEVRYMATFTQSCKVLDLGAGRGRNSFYLASQGYDVTALDINASHIDAIETVKAKTGLAVKSGLYDINKASLTEKYDIIISTVVLMFCQRERIESIIKNMQECTNPNGINVIVCPVETPNSDPAEIPFKTFLHPNELADYYKDWEIIKYNENPGHLHKTDANGNRIALNFATLIARKK